Part of the Panicum virgatum strain AP13 chromosome 4N, P.virgatum_v5, whole genome shotgun sequence genome is shown below.
cttgtggtcaggggagtacccgaggaacacacaacgagtcgagcggggcgccagcttgtgagaagcagtggcggaggtgttagggtaacacgcacacccgaagacccgaaggtggtcgtagcgaggaggggtaccgaaaagagcgtggtgtggagtgggagcaggagaagcagtggacggaaggcggttaagcaggtaggtggcggtgtggaggctctcaggccagaagcgcggggggagagaagcctggatcagaagggtgcgcacgacgtcgttcgtcgtgcgaatcatccgctcagccttgccgttatgaggagaggtatacggacaagacatatgcagctgaacaccccgagaaaggaagaaagaccgggaggtggagttatcgaactcccgcccgttgtcacactggacggccttaacggtgatgccgaactgagtggacacccaggcaaagaagtggaggagggtggggaaggtctcagacttgcgCGCAacgggaaagtccaagagtaatgagaaaaatcatcaacaatgaccagataatatcgatagccagacatgctgagtacaggagatgtccacaggtcacagtgaatgagatcaaaagcatgcgcagcatgcgaagaagaaaaagaaaaaggaagtctaacatgacgacctaactggcacgcatgagacctaactggcacgcatgacagaggtgctcagcagaagccctagtacatggaacatcggtactacggcggagctgagccaaaacgtcgcggccggtgtgaccaagccggcggtgccaggtggtcgaagaaggcgtcacggcaaaagcagaagacgaagaagccgaaggcgaggcagcggaagcaggaagccgaagagtgtaaaggggccccgggctgtcacatcggaggagcggacgccgggaagccgaatccttcacagtaagaccagaggagtcaaattcgatagaacatgagttgtcagcagtaaactggcgaatagaaagaaggttgtgaaccatttgaggagcaacaagaacatgaggaagacgaggagcagaacccacggcggtgacaggaaggcaagacccatcaccaaccatgatagaagtaGGACAAGatgggtgtgggggtcggacagaagagaggataccagcatccggagtggtgtggaacgaggcacccgagtctgcgatccactcggtgctggtcggcggcgtcagtcccatggtgctgaaggactgcgccagagcagcctggtcccaccccccaggccaggtcggctgctggctgggctgagcgggcggggtccaggacggcgcgaagagtggagcagcgccagtgaacatggccgccggtggtagctgaggacgaggccccctctcccggaccctggaacggccacatcgagatgcgccctgaccatgggttgctgaaggatggccagggcgtacctccaacGGCGGGGGCAGGAacgggagccggagccggtgtcggcgcgctccgacggcccccaccggtaccggtgctcccagaagcagggccaccggtgccaccaccaccaccccgtcgccggcgacgtccacgggccccccctcctccggtctgcccggcgggagcagcaccaaggagggaggtggcaggagcagcggaggaggccggtggagtagcaacgagcgcggcgggggcgggcgaggacgatccgggcgcgagacccctggtgatctcctcgagggcgaggtcgtcccggacctgcaggaaggtggggaagggcctctggcgggcgatccagcccttcaggtggtcgtaggtgctgctcagtccccgtaggacattgagcaccaagacccgatcggacaccggatccccgaggtcgtgaagagcatcggccatgctcttcGGGGCCATCACCAACGGAGgggtccccctgcacgaaggtgcggaaggtggcgtcgagctggagggcgcggtactcggcgttgccgaggaactgcccctcgagcgccacccaagCCTGACgtgcggtgccgccgtgggtcctgacgaggtcctgcagatatagggagatggtcccgaagatccaggacatggcgacgctgtcgaggcgcagccaagccacgtcccgcgcctcgatcggcgagtcgacgaggacgtggtcgtcgagggcgtagcggcggagggtgaggaggacctggtcctgccagcggccgtaggaggaagacgcggggtcgaggaggacggagaccagggccctgatgttctggacgctggctgcctggaggtggagctgggcgaccatggggtcggtcgggtcgtaccgggctccagatccagctggcggggcctggtgggaggaggaggcgccgtgctcggggtcgactgGCTGGCCGGAGGAGATGCGGAGGtagcgctccgcctcggcgacccggagagcgagggcatcggccgtggcgcgctcgcgctcccaggtgAGGGCTGCCAcacggacccgctcctgggccgccgaagcctccgacttggcggcgaggagggccgcggtgagggcggcgtcggcctgctgcccacggcaggcggcggcggagaacgGCGCATCCGCTGGGGCCATCCCGAGGCCCAACCACGCGGggtcgagcgcggcggcgacggcggtggcggcctgctTGCCCGCAGCGTTCGCGGCGCGGTGGGCcacagcggcagcggcgtcCGCATCACCGGCCAGGGGCTGCAGCAGGGGTGGGGGCCCAGTAGCACCCCCCACGTCCCCTGCGCCCGTGCCCCCTGTGCCAGCGGCAGCAGTGGTGGCGTCCGCGGCAGCAGGGGCGCGCTGGGCAACAGGGGAGGCTCCCACGGCTCCCCCTGCGCCCCCTGCGCCCGCGCCCCCTGTGCCAGCGCGAGCAGTGGCGGCGTCCGCGGCAGCAGGGGCGCGCTGggcagcagaggaggcggccgcggctccCCCCGCGCcccctgcgcccgcgcccgtagtggcggcggcggcggcggcggcgggggtctgCAGGGCGAGATCTGGGCCGGGAGGTGGAGGCGGGCCGCCCGCGCCGGGAGGGCCTccgccggcggctgcggccaTCGCAACCGCGGCGTAGGGCGGCCGCGGGCCTCCCAGGGCGCGCAGCGCTGCTGcagcagaggaggggaggggccagacggcggcggcggcgcccagcgcgCCCGGCGCAGCGCTCCCCGCGcccggagcagaggaggagggagggaggggagaggaggagaggggaagggagggggccggcggcgccggcggccggccatggccggcggcggcgtgctgcgGGCTGGGAGggtgggagggagaggagaggaaccctaaccctaggctaatgataccataatgacgggaataattagtatattcctccaaccctagatgggtgggcatatatagatcctatacatgagcctctagatgggcctctatacccatgggctcaatatactccaacagtttggacatgtccaacgaaggcctcctgaggcgccggtgcgtaatggggttcttgagcgggtcgataatgtaaagaggggtagaggtagacctaaactgacgtgggatgagtcggttaagagagatcttaaggattggaatatctctaaagatatagctttggataggagcgcttggagactaactatcaatgtgcctgaaccttgaacttatttctttcgggtttcatctctagcctaccccaacttgcctgggaaaaaaagctatgttgttgttgtagagTTTATCTTATGAATTTGATCTGACGTTATTGCTATTATTGCCAATGACAAAGTGGGGTTTCTACCCTGACTGGAAATATCAATTTATGGTagcataaatttttttattgtaaATTATAAATGTGGTAAAGTTATTGTTCATATCAGGTATTCCTTTTGGTGCAGCAAGCCAGTTATGACTTCTTTTGTTTGCTCGGTAACAAATGCATGGAGGGGGGCAACCAGTGAATTGTTGAACTAGTATCTGGGAACTTAGTACTCCAGCTAATACAAATTCTTCCATTTTAAATTTGGACATTCTACTCCTACATACTAATATACCATGCCATACAAATAATGATGCATTTATCATAGCTAACAGACGCGATGAACTTGCTTTCCACAGGGGCACAGCAGCAGTTGATTGAGTATGAAACGAAGCTTTTTGGTTCCAATGTCAGCATACCTGCTCCATCCTTTGCTCCAGCAGATTCTTTCCCTTCTCTTGGATTTGGTTTTCCTAAACCTGCAGGTGACATCCAAGTGCCTACCTTTAACCAGCAGGCTCCAGCATCCATCTTTGAGCGTGTCAGCCCAAACAACTTCCCTAGTAATTTCACATTCGGAGCTGAAAGAACTAATGAAGCGAAACTTCCAGATATCAATAGTTTCGGTGTGATTAACTCGTCTGGTGGCGATAGCATGATGGACAGCTCCTAGAATTCTTTTCCTTGTGCCAGTGGCATTGATACAGCAGGCTCAAGCATCCATCTTTGAGCATGTCAGCTCAAACAACTTCCCAAGTAATTTCACATTCGGACCTGAAAGAACTGATGAAGTGAAACTTCCAGATAGCAATAGTTTCGGTGTGATGAACTTGTCTGGTGGCAATAGCATGATGGGCAGCTTCTGAATTGTTTTGCTTGTGCCAGTGGCATTGATACATGATAGGGATGAATGGATTGCAAATTTAGTTGGGTTTCTCGGGATGTTTTTGACTTCTGAGAAGGAAATGCATTTTTGTAAAAGGCATTTTTGTAAAAGGATGTTATGATACATGCCAGCACTCAGACAATTGCTACTGTGCGTTTTAACAAACATGTGTGTGCTTTTTTGTGGAACTTTTCAAGTGTAATTTGCACAAACCGATTACTTTGGAAAGTTTGAAAAAAAGTTATACGTGCTTgttaaaatgtacaaatttATGGCTCTGAAAGCATACTTCAAAATCTACACCTAAGTGGTCATCATCCAGGGGAGATTCCGAGTACATAATATTGTAGCATCCAGTATGATTTCCCTAAACGGTTGCAAACTGCCCTGAGAAACATTTGAAATAAACACACATATTAATGTTTCCTGACGATAAGGAACATAGCTCATGTGATCTGCAAGCCATGCGTCCAGTTCAAGTCACTGTCCTGCAGTCTGCAGTCCGCACTAAAGAAATTACATGGTTTCAACGGAGAATGGCAGAAGCCATGGCTCACAGTCCAGAACATCACGTTCTGGCCGTAGTGGGCGGCACAGTGGAGCTGAAGTAGAACTCATGATTCATTTTATTTGTAACAATGATCTGTTTGGATTACAGCCTCGTAAAGAATGAACATAGAGTGAACTCGCATTCTACTTAAAAATATATACTTCTTTCTCATGCTATATATGAAACAAATTTCATCTCATGAGTGGGCAAAAACCCTTCATTTGTTGGGGTTGGGTTGGTTGGCAAGGACCAAGATATCTTGCAAAATTTGCCCACCTGCTGCACCAGCCATCTCTTTAACAATAGTCTGAACCCTGGAACATTAGAGTCATCTTCTGACGTACTCGATCGTGCAGTTCTCCTTGAGCCATTCAAGCACCTTCGCTGCCTCTAGAACATCCTGGACCTGCATTGTTGAGTCCCACATAGAAAACATACAGGTGAGGATGTCCATTTTCTATTCATGGTAAAAAATAATGTTGGACATATGCTTCACTTGTATTCCCTATTTCATAGACTTAAGCTTCACTTGTAGTTAACATCCATGAGGTGTATAACCACAGACTAGTGTGTATATgctttagtggatgaaaagctGTCAAAATAATACCCAGATAATTCACATTGCAGTTAAATCTGGAAGAATACCAACACTGCAGTTTAGTGAAGGATTTCATCCAGATTACCAGAATCTAGCAATTAAATACCTGCTGCTTGATGTTGTCCTCATCATAGTCTTGATTGTACTGTTTGAACTCTGCCACAGAGTTTTCAACTTCCTTGATGAGCTGTTCAGTTGAGTACTGCATGATGGTTTGTCGTGATTACTGATTAGCATAAACGATATTGCAAACAAAGGTGAAAGTTGGGAGGTTAATGATTATCACCCGAACCAAAAACATAAAACCCAGGAATTATTATTACCTGCAAATTTTCGGACTTGAAAATGTCACCAACAGCCAGCATTTGTTTAATGATTCTAGTAATGttctccttttcctcttctAGATATGCCTGAACTGACCTCTGGCTCGATAGGGATGCTAGCTGGTCTTTATCTAGCTTCCTTTCTGCCTGCAGAAATTGATAAATGTACATTTAAAAAGGAACAGTTAAGACGTTATGACTGTCTGGCTGCTAGTTTAGTACCTGAAGCTGCAGAAGTTTGGCTCCATAAAGTTGTTGGCCTTGTTCTTGAAACAAGGCACGTGGAACATCAACTTCAACCAACTAAGCAAACCGAGGGGAAATTAGGACAAACTTCTAGGATCTTAGACGGGAGGTGCAAAAAATTTAAATAACTGAACAAAGCATATCATGTGAATGATCCATCAGCACCAAAGTTCGAGAACTGAAAGGCTGTTTCAGAAGAGCACCTTTCCGAGTTGATCAAGGATTGCGTTATCTGTTGCTTGTTCTATGGCTGTTTTCTCCACTTCTTTACATCTTTCCAATATACGTTGTCGAACCTGCAATAGGCAGGAGGGCTGATTATTAAGACAAAAGATAATGAACCAACGACTATGAGCTGTTTACAGTTCACAGATAATATTTGAATATATACACTAGGATCAAATGACATCAACTTCCAAAAAAGGAGATAAGTTGACTTCAAACCAAGTAGTATGTAATTACAACAACAGAATACAAACCTCAGTTATGGTATTGCATCCTGGAAGGAGCTTTCCAGCAAGCGAATCATCCATTTCTGGCAGCTCTCTATAGAAGAGATCTTTACAGTCAACCTACACAATACATTCAATGCAGGTAACAGCTATAGTGATTAGAACTGAGGACTGAGGGACTACACCCCGTGCTGATACTAATTGATCTTGCAATATAGGTATTATACAAGCACAACATGATGTGATCAGTGACAATAATTGAACTACAAGAATCTTTAAGTGTGCTCTTTTAGAAGTAACACTCACAGTGAATTGTGCACGAACACCTCGTAGGCTTTCTTGCTCAAATGACTCAGGGAACTGAATAGGAAACGATCTAGTCTCACCAGGACGAATCCCAATCAACGAACCAAGAAATCCAGGAACAAGGTTATTGTTTTCCTCAGTGTCCAAGTGGAAACCTGGAAATCGTAGTATGTATGTAATATCACAATGTGATTTCAAACATCAATAAATGCAAAGCAATCTCTCAGTTAGCATACTAACTGTTGCAGAAGAAAGCTACGAGGACAAATTAATAGTCAGTCACATCACTAAGTTAAAGGGAAACAAAATTTACTAGAGATAACAAGTATGGCATGATAGAATTACTTTTAGGCAAGATAGTCTTGATATGCAGCATTCGAATGTCACTTATTTATAAAGGGGTAAGTCTTAAAGGTGAAGTTATGAAAATAACATGGAAGTCAGATGTGTGAAAAATTGGCAAACCTGTACTCTCAGCAGATGAAATTTTTTCACCTTTAGATCCATCCCTGTTAATACTTTCTGCAAATATATCTAGTACCACCAGATCACCAATCTATATATATCCAGAAAATGGATGCTGTTAGATAATCATGAAAGTACAGTTAAATTAAGCATTCCAACTTTGTTGAAGCAAgtacttttttttctcaaacaaaAGCAAGTaggttttcaaaaataaaatatctTCACACTAGAAAGAAACATCCGAAGGGCAAGGGGTGAACCCTCCCCTCCTTCTCGACTCTACAGTTGAATAGATGGATTTATGCCAGAGTACTGACACCAAATACTAGACCAAAATCGAAAAGAAATTTACTAATTCTAGAAATAATTGATTGGTGAAATGCCAGGAGGGTGCTGTATCTGTTTGGTACAGGTGGAACAACCAGGGCTCACATTTCCATTGAGAGCTAGGCAGCCACAGGTCTACTAGTCCTCAACTGTATTGCCTGTACTGGCTGGTATTGCAAGCATTTAACACGAATTTTAATGGAATAGAACAATAGAAGCCTTATGGGATTAAAAAAGCAAGAAATAAACacaaagaaatggaaaaaaaactATAGCTGGCTGAAACTGCCTCGTGCCTAGTTTCAAGCAAGACGTGTGTGGCTTGGGATTTGCTTCGAGAAGAAAATAAGGTGTCTAATTACTTATAACTAACTGATACTAAAGTTGTCATTAGTTTATTTCACACTAAAGTAACTATTGAGTTACCTGGAGGCCTCTGTCAGCCACTATTCTAAGTAAGCCCAGTGCTTTGTGACGACGCTGGAGCTCTTTTTCTGCTGCCTTTTCTGCATCAACAGCTTCATCTATTTCAACGACAATTTTGAGGTTCTTATATTTGTCTTCAGATAACCATCGGACTTCAGGGGCAACATCCACAGCAACATCATACCTGATCACATTAACAAAAAAGATATGACCTCAAAAGCACATGGCAATGTATTACCATTGAACTAATTTCTTGGAAACAGTTAATTTTCTCTAAACAAGTTTTAAAAATGAAATAAGTAGGACATCTAGATGACAGTACAGAGTACAGTCTACCTAAACACATCATCAAGTGTGAAAGAACTTCTCATATCATCAAACTGAGTCAGAATGCGAACAGAATCTTCTAATGCCCTGTCCTCTACCTAAAACAATACAAGAAAGACATTAGCTGGATACATGTAGGAGGAAGAACATAGCATGCATTATCTCTCGATAGGGAGGAAGGAAAAATCATGGTTCAGCAAAAGATTTAGATTGCTGAAGAGATCTAGAGGTGTCTGAAGAACAGAAAAAGTAGTATAGCGATTTTTGACTAAATATTAAGTTGTGCTGTCAGCAGATGATCTTGTCATTTTGTCTGTTTAGCACAAATCCATCATATGAGTGATGATACAACAAAATGTGAAACCAAGAGTTCCTCATGATATATATCAGAGTAGTGCTTCCCAAAAATAGGACTTCGAGTCATACTGAGGATAATGCTTGAGGAAGTGTATGTTTTAGGATAGCTTCAATTGTGGCATCCTGTACATGTTGCGGTCCTACATAGTTTATAAGAAGGTTCTCTGGAATGATCTTCCCAGGCCGAAATCCAGGAACCTGATAAGAAGCAAAGACAGGGACATCAGAACAGAGTGTAGAATATACAATATCACACAGAAGTGACAGACATTATCATCCTTCTTCGTTGGAGAAACAATGCAGGTATATCTCTCCCCCACTTTATAATGCTGTTTTTTAATTTGCGTTGACAATCTCCAATTCGAAAGTGCTTCGTACATAGATAAAACCAGGCTGAATTGAACATTTGACTGCAAACCCACAAAGATAAAAGACCTTGTGGTGTGGGTAAGTAGTGCGTCAAGCATGACCGCCCAAATTCAAACATGATTGCAGCAACTGTACCTGTTATCTTTGACGTAACGCCTAATGCCGTACTGAGCGTTGTAAACTTTGTGACATAATCAACCTTGTGGGTAGTGATGTATTTCGAAATCTGATTTGGGTGTAAGTGTTTGCAGTTTGCAGAGGAGGAATGGTACCTTGAAACGTTTTGCGTACTCCTGCAGCGTTAATTGGTAACACTCCTGAATGATCGAGGTAGGCACCTCCACGCTGAACTTAACCTGCGAAGAATCACACAGGCGGACGTAAAAAATCAAGAACGAACTTTCCTCTGTTACTCAAACTACCCCAGCAGCCCTCGTAGCGCGAAACTGCGAGACAAGCAAACTAAGCTCGAACTGGCCCTCCGATTCACACGAGCGACCGCAATTAAAAGGGCAACGACGGCGGGAGCTCACACTGGACCCAGGCTGAGGCGTCTCGGTGACGCGGACGGAGTCGCCGCCCCCAGACGCGGCCTCCCGGAGCTCCACAGCGGCCGAGGCGACGGGgagccaccgccgtcgccgccgcgaggtggaggcggaggaggacgtggaGAGAGAGCGGGAGGTGGAGGGGAGCGAAGGGGTGGTCCACGAGACGGAGACTGATACCGCCGGAGGGGGTGAGAAGGGGCCATGggggcgcgaggcggaggcgacTGCGgtcgcggcggtggtggcgagctCCATGGCCGCGGCTCCGAGTGGTGGAGTGGAGTGAAGCAGCCCTCGCGTGTGTCGGTGTGTGGGGGAGAAGACGAGGAAAGGGGATTAGGAGCGCGACGATGAAAATGCAGGTGACTGTAAGCTTCCAAACTTATGGTCATCTCGGCCCGTCCGCTCCCATGCCTCCCCTTCTCCCTTTACTCCCCCTCGCCCACGCCCCTCCCAAGTGGATCCCGGCGACCCTCCCCTTCCCCATTCACTCCCCCTTCCCCCCACCCCTCCGAGTGGATCCCGGCGACCCTCCCTTTCCCCTTCACTCCCCCTCCCCTTGCCCCCTCCCgcgcagtgccgccgccggatccgagctccccgccgccgtgcgcctccGGATCCGCGCTCCACCGACGCGcgtgccgccggatccgcctccgcacgccgcacgccgctgGATCCGCGCTCCGGCACCGCCGCGGGCTCCTCCGGCTCTGCCACTGCCGGATCCGCCTCCCTGGatgcggcggggaggcgcggcgcggcggctccggcggcggcggggaggcggagctccctaggttttgagtttttttttgtcgcaaaaattttttgcaaaatttttccactgcaaaatttttttctcttgaaggttccctgtttcctttttttttttcaaaaaattttctgctctctaatttttttctttgattttccatcttaaatttttttctcaattttttttctctaaaatttttctcgtcaaaattttctgtcttttttttctcaaaatttttttcttgaaaaaatttcttgaaatcagaaaacgacaaaaaacttactaaaataggaaaaaaaataaacggtcggaaaatcgaccgcACGGAACCCCTCCGTGCGGTTGACCGTAAATTAGCGGTGCCCGATTAGGAGTTGGAAGATAAGCCGATCTCTTCCTTGGTCGCTAGTTTCGCTACCGGTTTTTGAGAGTTGAGACTCCAAATGTCCATtcggccgcccggcccgagcccgAGCCCACCCTAGCCCGGCCACCTACGGGCCGTGCCTGGTCCGGCCCTATTCCTTAGCGGGCCATGTCAGGTCAGTCC
Proteins encoded:
- the LOC120671438 gene encoding trigger factor-like protein TIG, Chloroplastic; its protein translation is MELATTAATAVASASRPHGPFSPPPAVSVSVSWTTPSLPSTSRSLSTSSSASTSRRRRRWLPVASAAVELREAASGGGDSVRVTETPQPGSSVKFSVEVPTSIIQECYQLTLQEYAKRFKVPGFRPGKIIPENLLINYVGPQHVQDATIEAILKHTLPQALSSVEDRALEDSVRILTQFDDMRSSFTLDDVFRYDVAVDVAPEVRWLSEDKYKNLKIVVEIDEAVDAEKAAEKELQRRHKALGLLRIVADRGLQIGDLVVLDIFAESINRDGSKGEKISSAESTGFHLDTEENNNLVPGFLGSLIGIRPGETRSFPIQFPESFEQESLRGVRAQFTVDCKDLFYRELPEMDDSLAGKLLPGCNTITEVRQRILERCKEVEKTAIEQATDNAILDQLGKLVEVDVPRALFQEQGQQLYGAKLLQLQAERKLDKDQLASLSSQRSVQAYLEEEKENITRIIKQMLAVGDIFKSENLQYSTEQLIKEVENSVAEFKQYNQDYDEDNIKQQVQDVLEAAKVLEWLKENCTIEYVRR